Proteins co-encoded in one Pelobates fuscus isolate aPelFus1 chromosome 5, aPelFus1.pri, whole genome shotgun sequence genomic window:
- the LOC134612060 gene encoding olfactory receptor 11L1-like: protein MILFVSFLLLYIMILLGNLLILSLVTSTKNLQSPIYIFLCSLSLSEIMFTTNLIPMFLQILLSNGSRMYINYCLAQFYLCASLGANECFLFAIMSYDRYIAICNPLHYASIMNLNFCIELIVYSWAGGFMSMLCTLIMVCQLNFCGPKTIEHFFCDFAPLMSLSCSDTFAVKMETFLISSSVTIFPFGFVIGTYVCIIKTILKIPTSNGRHKTFSTCSSHLTSVCTYYGTLIIIYVLPVQSLSSFNKVVSLIYTVITPLLNPIIYSLRNREIKAALQKKIKIFFGMAEFSSCCCSAEFWYRKKIRKTRAASTAGKMEA, encoded by the coding sequence ATGATTCTTTTTGTATCTTTCCTGTTATTGTACATTATGATATTATTGGGGAATTTGTTGATTCTAAGTTTAGTCACATCAACAAAGAATCTTCAGtctccaatatatatatttctctgtaGTTTATCCTTGTCTGAAATAATGTTTACAACAAACTTGATACCTATGTTTTTACAAATCTTACTGTCAAATGGATCTAGAATGTATATTAATTATTGTCTGGCACAATTTTATCTGTGTGCTTCTTTGGGAGCTAATGAATGTTTTCTTTTTGCAATTATGTCATATGATCGTTATATAGCTATATGTAACCCTCTGCATTATGCCTCGATCATGAACCTGAATTTCTGCATAGAATTGATTGTCTATTCATGGGCTGGTGGTTTCATGAGTATGCTATGTACATTAATTATGGTGTGTCAGTTAAATTTTTGTGGACCAAAGACCATTGAGCACTTCTTCTGTGATTTTGCTCCACTCATGAGTCTGTCTTGTTCAGACACATTTGCTGTAAAAATGGAAACCTTTCTTATAAGTTCTTCAGTAACAATCTTTCCATTTGGTTTTGTCATTGGAACATATGTGTGTATCATAAAAACAATCCTCAAGATCCCCACATCAAATGGAAGACATAAAACCTTTTCTACATGTAGTTCTCATTTGACTTCAGTGTGCACTTACTATGGAACtctaattattatttatgtacTTCCGGTTCAAAGCCTCTCTTCATTTAATAAGGTTGTATCACTTATATACACTGTGATCACTCCCTTGCTTAACCCTATCATATACAGCCTGAGAAATCGTGAGATCAAAGCAgccttgcaaaaaaaaataaaaattttttttgggATGGCAGAATTTAGTTCATGCTGCTGCTCGGCTGAATTTtggtacagaaaaaaaatcaggaaaacaaGGGCAGCAAGCACCGCAGGAAAAATGGAAGCGTAA